A portion of the Lolium rigidum isolate FL_2022 chromosome 1, APGP_CSIRO_Lrig_0.1, whole genome shotgun sequence genome contains these proteins:
- the LOC124683646 gene encoding uncharacterized protein LOC124683646, translated as MEIETLSSAVAGMKIYTSFGEDDGRTRRLSSRKVKPKAPTTKKIAFPYEVRRSTPTPNFVEEMNAETLSIGLAGMRIDGEAGPPATRKEEEAGEDEGDGRPMRCEGEKAEALKQRRPPLTREEEEEEEEMSAEEEFKEENQIPIFRKFWERVFGGYFGSFDDETSIGPMRYTSQSNFRDGMREQTLQIFSIRVMDPTDGLEWPLHVHGYVAARDTIDHKRNYLFRRTRDNFQTLNQNDPLLQLTGPSRAVVLVDPIMFEVELKVKGKRESEDEMLAFGTFEVRESSHGKDWFLRCEYHQRCTLQYKFALLPRSVEATISVRIVDGSWPDNHGGEVLCLTSGVDEKVVLLDSRDGEMPINSNGAFELSRRVVSVESGRRLLVAVDASQTGFLARGTAIFKPKKFGMSHGTCDLDSCKIEVTVAWSLFNVFAR; from the exons atggaGATCGAGACGTTGAGCAGTGCAgtcgcggggatgaagatctacaCCAGCTTCGGCGAGGACGACGGAAGGACAAGGCGGCTCTCCAGCAGAAAGGTGAAGCCGAAGGCGCCGACGACGAAGAAGATAGCCTTTCCCTATGAGGTTCGACGGTCAACTCCGACGCCGAACTTCGTGGAGGAGATGAACGCTGAGACGCTGAGCATCGGATTGGCGGGGATGAGGATCGATGGCGAGGCAGGCCCACCTGCCACCCGAAAAGAGGAGGAAGCCGGCGAGGATGAGGGCGATGGACGGCCGATGCGCTGCGAAGGGGAGAAGGCCGAGGCTCTGAAACAGCGGCGGCCGCCGCTgacccgggaggaggaggaggaggaggaggagatgtccGCCGAGGAAGAGTTCAAGGAGGAGAACCAGATTCCCATCTTCCGTAAATTCTGGGAGCGGGTCTTCGGGGGCTATTTCGGTTCCTTCGATGACGAGA CGAGCATTGGTCCCATGAGGTATACCTCTCAATCCAATTTCAGGGATGGTATGCGTGAGCAGACATTGCAAATTTTCTCCATCAGAGTCATGGACCCAACAGATGGTCTCGAGTGGCCACTGCACGTCCATGGATATGTTGCTGCCAGAGACACGATAGATCATAAACgcaactatctcttcaggcgCACACGGGATAACTTCCAAACCCTCAACCAGAAT GATCCACTTTTGCAGTTGACAGGTCCATCCCGTGCAGTTGTGTTAGTTGATCCGATTATGTTCGAAGTTGAGCTAAAAGTGAAGGGCAAAAGAGAGTCTGAAGATGAAATGTTGGCTTTCGGCACCTTTGAAGTCCGGGAAAGTTCTCATGGTAAAGATTGGTTTCTTAGATGTGAATACCACCAGCGTTGCACGCTCCAGTATAAGTTTGCACTGCTGCCTCGCTCTGTTGAGGCCACTATCAGTGTCAGAATTGTTGATGGGTCATGGCCGGATAATCATGGAGGAGAAGTCCTTTGCCTTACCTCCGGTGTAGATGAGAAGGTTGTGTTACTTGATTCTCGTGATGGTGAAATGCCAATCAATTCAAATGGTGCGTTCGAGCTTTCAAGGCGTGTTGTTTCTGTAGAGTCAGGCAGGAGGTTGTTGGTTGCTGTGGACGCCTCTCAGACTGGTTTTCTTGCACGAGGTACTGCAATCTTCAAACCAAAAAAATTTGGCATGAGCCACGGCACGTGTGACCTTGATTCCTGCAAGATAGAAGTTACTGTTGCTTGGTCTCTTTTTAATGTATTCGCAAGGTAA